A region of Fusarium keratoplasticum isolate Fu6.1 chromosome 6, whole genome shotgun sequence DNA encodes the following proteins:
- a CDS encoding Tim44 domain-containing protein, with amino-acid sequence MNSLARRTAPSEKALSRASAQLSAGTCPAYRRLASQLSQNAVRDGARSQGPMLSGAVRSPLRSSFLPSELRLSPTYTVQSRLFHLSSRLSQEDKPKTEKSASGAAATDAKEKKPAEAESENKSETKPEEEQSKKTEEGEKGENGEDAGKEGKEGKEEGKDKKEDIPPPPPHGDKTPWQVFMETMNTEFQKSQEWNESTKQIGAAANQFAESEGVRRAREAYEKSTGAVSSTVTKGAKVTASAIGKGATWTWDTSVMKGVRKAANATGDAMDKATQPIRNTEAYKDVKNVIDDGSSSRYGGWVEKEERRKRREAMDKQRGFKAGEVMEEDPNAGTSVTVHKDAAWKEAWRDFRDQNQFVQGLFSMKGKYEESENPLVSTARSITDRIAGFFAENETAMVIKKFRAMDPSFQVEPFLQELREYILPEVLDAYVKGETETLKLWLSAAQYSVYEALTKQYLQAGMKSDGKILDIRNVDILRARMLDPGEVPVFIITCRTQEVHVYRNAKTNELAAGMEDKVQLVTYAIGITRVPEDVNNPETRGWRLIEMQKSGRDWY; translated from the exons ATGAACTCCCTCGCGAGAAGAACGGCACCCTCGGAAAAGGCCCTCTCACGGGCCTCCGCTCAGCTCTCCGCCGGCACATGTCCCGCCTACCGGAGACTAGCCTCCCAGCTCTCACAGAATGCCGTTCGCGATGGCGCAAGGTCACAAGGCCCAATGCTGTCCGGTGCAGTTCGATCGCCGTTGAGATCTTCCTTCCTGCCCTCCGAGCTTCGCCTTTCCCCCACTTACACCGTCCAATCTCGCCTCTTCCACCTCTCTAGCCGTCTATCTCAAGAAGATAAGCCAAAGACCGAAAAGTCAGCCTCAGGTGCCGCTGCGACCgacgccaaggagaagaagcccgccgaggccgagtcgGAGAACAAGTCCGAGACCAAGCCTGAAGAGGAACAGTCTAAGAAGACCGAGGAGGGTGAGAAGGGTGAGAATGGCGAGGATGCCGGCAAGGAAGGAAAGGAaggcaaggaggagggtaaggacaagaaggaggatatccctcctccccctcctcacGGTGACAAGACTCCCTGGCAGGTATTCATGGAGACCATGAACACCGAGTTCCAGAAGTCGCAAGAGTGGAATGAGTCGACCAAGCAGATCGGCGCCGCCGCCAACCAGTTCGCCGAGAGCGAGGGTGTGCGACGTGCTCGCGAGGCCTACGAGAAGTCCACCGGCGCCGTTTCTTCAACTGTCACCAAGGGTGCCAAGGTGACCGCCAGCGCCATCGGCAAGGGCGCTACTTGGACCTGGGATACCTCAGTTATGAAGGGCGTGCGTAAGGCCGCCAACGCGACTGGTGACGCCATGGACAAGGCTACTCAGCCTATCCGAAACACCGAGGCTTATAAGGACGTCAAGAATGTCATCGACGATGGCAGCTCTTCACGATATGGTGGATGggtcgagaaggaggagcgcCGGAAACGCCGAGAGGCCATGGATAAGCAGCGGGGATTCAAGGCTGGCGAGGTCATGGAGGAGGATCCCAA TGCCGGCACTAGCGTGACGGTCCACAAGGATGCGGCGTGGAAGGAGGCTTGGAGGGATTTCCGTGACCAGAACCAGTTCGTGCAGGGCCTCTTCAGCATGAAGGGTAAGTACGAGGAGTCTGAGAACCCCCTCGTGTCGACGGCCCGAAGCATCACGGATCGTATCGCCGGCTTCTTTGCCGAGAACGAGACGGCCATGGTCATCAAGAAGTTCCGAGCCATGGATCCCAGCTTCCAGGTGGAGCCTTTCCTCCAGGAACTCCGAGAATACATTCTCCCCGAGGTGCTGGATGCCTACGTCAAGGGCGAGACTGAGACCCTGAAGCTCTGGCTTTCGGCCGCTCAGTACTCTGTGTACGAGGCCTTGACCAAGCAATACCTCCAGGCGGGCATGAAGTCTGACGGAAAGATCCTCGATATCCGCAACGTCGACATTCTGCGAGCGCGCATGCTCGACCCCGGCGAGGTTCCCGTCTTTATCATTACCTGCCGTACCCAGGAGGTCCACGTCTACCGCAacgccaagaccaacgaGCTTGCGGCCGGCATGGAGGACAAGGTGCAGCTGGTGACTTATGCCATCGGCATCACGCGAGTGCCCGAGGACGTCAACAACCCCGAGACACGGGGATGGCGTCTGATTGAGATGCAGAAGAGCGGACGAGACTGGTACTAA
- a CDS encoding PPPDE domain-containing protein, whose translation MPRPKKSSSVSRSHRSTLSLQKTEITIHVYDLLPPGRLSSVLWTVGASLLHSGVVINGREYAYGGHDKRGLTGVYWTKPRTEPPGGTFRCEILHGFTLASDQEIDATLRAASDEFLGTSYNLLTKNCNHFTSYLCKKLTGQAGPSWLNRAASIGVALPCVVPRDWIEPPEYDTSDGALLDDYDNSDEHSRMLGASAPHLLTESNDGSIYDEEWDSEEERRRGGSGKGKQAVRDSDGRRLPPAERLPRR comes from the exons ATGCCTCGACCCAAAAAGAGCTCGTCGGTGAGCAGATCTCACCGATCAACGCTATCGCTACAAAAGACCGAGATAACCATCCATGTCTACGACCTACTCCCG CCCGGCCGCCTCTCCTCGGTGCTATGGACAGTCGGCGCCTCACTTCTTCATTCTGGCGTTGTAATCAACGGCAGGGAATACGCTTACGGTGGACACGACAAGCGAGGGCTTACAGGCGTGTACTGGACAAAGCCCAGAACCGAGCCTCCCGGAGGCACATTTCGATGCGAGATCCTACACGGCTTCACTCTTGCGAGCGATCAGGAGATTGATGCGACACTTCGGGCGGCCTCGGACGAGTTCCTCGGTACCTCGTACAACCTTCTAACAAAGAACTGCAACCACTTCACATCATATCTATGCAAGAAGCTCACAGGCCAAGCCGGCCCGTCTTGGCTAAACCGCGCCGCCAGTATCGGTGTAGCGTTGCCATGCGTCGTCCCGCGAGATTGGATCGAGCCCCCCGAATACGATACCAGCGATGGCGCACTCCTAGACGATTACGATAACTCGGATGAGCATTCCCGCATGTTGGGGGCATCTGCTCCGCATCTCTTGACAGAGAGCAACGATGGCAGCATATATGATGAAGAATGGGATagtgaagaggagagaaggcgTGGTGGTAGTGGCAAAGGAAAGCAAGCCGTGCGAGACTCTGACGGGCGAAGACTGCCCCCCGCCGAAAGGCTCCCACGGCGATAG
- a CDS encoding AA-permease domain-containing protein, whose protein sequence is MFNRKEDEDVAAVDGPSDYGDNYGDNYDYNQHSGPTDDSSVDPDSGVKRGLKNRHLSMMALAGIIGPGLLVGAGGALNKGGPASLIIGFGVIGIIAFSIMQSLGEVTTLYPGGGSFISLAERMVDKSFSVAVGWNYFIIWAAVLANEYNVICSILTYWAPVIPLWGYFLIFWTVFLGFQLLGIEAFGEAEFWLALLKLLGLTAYFIFAIIYAAGGLVGQDKALGFKYWHDPGAFNGNGFRGVATVFVFCATFYSGVESIAIAATETRNPGVAVPQAIRQVFWRIIFVYMGSAFFFGLTCRADADGLINGGSKALQSPMTIAIQTAGWQGGVHLINAFILVTCLSAINSSIYIGSRTVFYMAQSGKAPKVFGWTNGRGVPVWAILITNAVGSISMMNVSTGAARAYSYIVNLSGVSAFLVWGSICIIHIRFRRAWKVQGRSISELPYKAMGFPYLAWLGLGACVFLALVQGWTTLSPFDAGNFVDAYILIPLFGIIYGVCKLLWRSSDPIKRSWSIDLDSGRRMDLDHKSGPAVGGVPGQVPIWKKIWDWF, encoded by the exons ATGTTCAATCGAaaggaggacgaagacgtCGCCGCGGTGGATGGCCCGTCCGACTATGGCGACAACTACGGCGACAACTATGATTACAACCAGCATAGTGGGCCAACGGATGACAGCTCCGTGGATCCCGACTCTGGTGTCAAGCGTGGTCTCAAGAATCGACATCTATCCATGATGGCTCTGGCTGGTATCATTGGACCTGGATTGCTCGTCGGCGCGGGTGGTGCGCTGAATAAGGGAGGACCGGCTTCCCTTATCATCGGCTTTGGTGTCATTG GTATCATTGCATTCTCTATCATGCAGTCCCTCGGTGAGGTGACAACTCTATATCCCGGCGGAGGTtccttcatctccctcgCCGAGCGAATGGTAGACAAGTCTTTCTCTGTCGCCGTAGGCTGGAACTACTTCATCATCTGGgccgccgtcctcgccaacGAGTACAACGTCATCTGCAGCATCCTCACCTACTGGGCGCCTGTAATTCCGCTTTGGGGCTACTTTCTCATCTTCTGGAccgtcttcttgggctttcAGCTGCTTGGTATCGAGGCATTTGGAGAGGCCGAGTTTTGGCTTGCCCTGCTGAAGCTCCTCGGACTGACAGCATACTTcatcttcgccatcatctaCGCAGCTGGTGGCCTGGTCGGTCAGGATAAAGCTCTCGGGTTCAAGTACTGGCACGATCCCGGAGCTTTCAACGGCAATGGCTTCCGCGGTGTTGCGACCGTCTTTGTCTTCTGCGCGACATTTTACTCTGGCGTCGAGTCCATCGCCATTGCTGCCACTGAGACGAGAAACCCCGGTGTTGCTGTCCCCCAGGCTATTCGACAAGTCTTTTGGCGTATCATCTTCGTCTACATGGGATCTGCATTCTTCTTTGGTCTCACCTGCCGGGCTGATGCGGATGGTCTCATCAACGGTGGCTCCAAGGCTCTGCAAAGTCCGATGACCATCGCTATTCAGACTGCTGGCTGGCAAGGAG GTGTCCATCTGATCAACGCTTTCATTCTCGTCACTTGCTTGTCCGCCATCAACTCATCCATCTATATTGGTTCACGCACAGTCTTCTACATGGCGCAGTCCGGCAAGGCCCCCAAGGTCTTTGGCTGGACCAACGGCAGGGGTGTTCCCGTCTGGGCCATCCTCATTACCAACGCCGTCGGCTCCATCTCGATGATGAACGTTTCCACCGGCGCTGCCAGAGCCTACAGCTACATCGTGAACCTCTCCGGCGTCAGCGCGTTCCTCGTCTGGGGcagcatctgcatcatccacATTCGATTCCGACGCGCCTGGAAGGTCCAGGGCCGAAGCATCAGCGAGTTGCCTTACAAGGCGATGGGATTCCCGTATCTTGCTTGGCTCGGTCTCGGAGCTTGTGTCTTTTTGGCCCTTGTCCAGGGCTGGACTACGCTATCGCCTTTCGACGCAGGCAACTTTGTAGATGCCTACATTTTGATTCCTCTGTTTGGAATCATATATGGAGTCTGCAAGTTGCTCTGGCGTAGCTCTGATCCGATCAAGCGTAGCTGGAGCATTGATCTTGACAGCGGGAGGAGAATGGATCTGGACCATAAGAGCGGTCCAGCTGTCGGAGGTGTACCAGGACAAGTTCCCATTTGGAAGAAGATTTGGGACTGGTTCTAA
- a CDS encoding Obg-like ATPase 1 — protein MPPKKQVVEEKIPLGRPGNSLKSGIVGLANVGKSTLFQAITKCNLGNPANFPYATIDPEEARVIVPDDRFDWLVEKYKPKSVVPANLTVYDIAGLTRGSSTGAGLGNAFLSHIRAVDAIFQVVRCFDDAEIIHIEGDVNPTRDLDIISEELRLKDIEFVEKALENQKKKTRMGGQSLEQKKARQEQEIIEKILAWLNDGKDVRKGNWGPKEVEVINPLFLLTAKPVVYLVNLSEKDFIRKKNKHLPKIVEWINENAKGDPLIPISVSYESRLTQFETEAEAKEEQKNVGADSALPKVILQMRKTLQLGSFFTVGPDEVRSWTIRTGTKAPQAAGVIHTDFEKTFIQALVFNYNTLKELGDESEVKAKGKVMTKGKEYVVEDGDILHIKAGAAKG, from the exons ATGCCTCCTAAGAAGcaggttgtcgaggagaagatccCGCTGGGCAGGCCCGGTAACAGCTTGAAGAGTGGCATT GTCGGTCTGGCCAACGTCGGCAAATCCACCctcttccaggccatcaccaagtgCAATCTTGGTAACCCAGCT aacTTCCCTTATGCCACAATCGACCCCGAGGAAGCTCGTGTCATCGTCCCCGATGACCGATTCGACTGGCTGGTCGAGAAGTACAAGCCCAAGTCGGTTGTCCCCGCCAACTTGACCGTCTACGATATTGCCGGTCTGACCCGCGGCTCATCCACCGGCGCTGGTCTTGGAAACGCTTTCCTGTCCCACATTCGTGCTGTCGATGCCATCTTCCAGGTGGTTCGTTGCTTCGATGATGCCGAGATTATTCACATCGAGGGTGACGTGAACCCCACCCGTGATCTCGACATCATCAGCGAGGAGCTGCGACTCAAGGATATTGAGTTTGTCGAGAAGGCTCTCGAgaaccagaagaagaagacccGCATGGGTGGTCAGAGTctggagcagaagaaggcccgTCAAGAGCAGGAGATCATTGAGAAGATCCTGGCTTGGCTCAACGATGGCAAGGATGTCCGCAAGGGCAACTGGGGACCCAAGGAG GTCGAGGTCATCAAccctcttttcctcctgACGGCCAAGCCCGTTGTCTACCTCGTCAACTTGTCTGAGAAGGACTTTATCCGAAAGAAGAACAAGCATCTTCCTAAGATTGTCGAGTGGATCAACGAGAACGCCAAGGGCGATCCTCTTATCCCCATCTCCGTGTCCTACGAGTCTCGTCTCACCCAGTTCGAGACcgaggctgaggccaaggaggagcagaagaacGTTGGCGCCGACTCAGCTCTGCCGAAGGTTATTCTCCAGATGCGCAAGACCCTCCAGCTGGGCAGCTTCTTCACTGTCGGACCTGATGAGGTTCGATCATGGACCATCCGCACTGGCACCAAGGCCCCCCAGGCTGCCGGTGTCATCCACACTGACTTCGAGAAGACCTTCATCCAGGCTCTCGTTTTCAACTACAACACCCTGAAGGAGCTCGGTGACGAGtccgaggtcaaggccaagggcaaggtcatgACCAAGGGTAAGGAGTATGTCGTGGAGGATGGCGACATTCTTCACATCAAGGCTGGTGCCGCCAAGGGTTAA